Proteins encoded in a region of the Synergistaceae bacterium genome:
- a CDS encoding lmo0937 family membrane protein → MLSTVAVILLVLWLLGFVTSHTMGGFIHILLVVAVVMFLVRIIQGRGL, encoded by the coding sequence ATGTTAAGTACCGTTGCTGTTATTCTGCTTGTGCTCTGGCTTTTGGGATTCGTGACCTCTCATACGATGGGCGGGTTCATTCATATTCTTCTGGTCGTTGCTGTGGTTATGTTTTTGGTTCGTATCATTCAAGGCAGGGGGCTCTAA